The following are encoded in a window of Atribacterota bacterium genomic DNA:
- a CDS encoding aldo/keto reductase, whose amino-acid sequence MRYLNLGKSGLLVSEVALGTMTFGREASEEESVRMLHLYLERGGNFIDTANIYAQGRSEEIIGRALQGEKRHGVVLATKGFFRMGEGLYDHGANRKHLARALEGSLRRLQTDYLDLYQIHCFDQTTPLEETLETLDLLVRQGKVLYVGLSNYTGWQIARAVGIAEHAHLPRFISAQMEYSLVERNIELEVVPACRAFSLSIMAWGPLGGGFLSGKYKAGEFPKEGRIAHAKAEWEEHWSRRGTEKNFRILSLLEELAKKHGKTVAQVALNWLLQKEGVIPILGATRLAQLEDNLGCVGWSLTPEDIEHLDAVSAPDTPYPYRFITWANQVVQGKA is encoded by the coding sequence GTGCGATACCTGAACTTAGGAAAAAGTGGGCTTCTGGTGTCAGAGGTGGCGTTAGGAACCATGACCTTCGGGCGGGAGGCAAGCGAAGAGGAATCGGTGCGGATGCTCCACCTCTACCTGGAACGGGGAGGAAATTTCATCGACACCGCCAACATCTATGCCCAGGGACGGTCAGAGGAAATCATTGGAAGAGCTCTCCAGGGCGAAAAACGCCACGGGGTGGTTCTGGCCACCAAGGGATTTTTCCGCATGGGAGAAGGGCTTTATGACCACGGTGCCAATCGCAAGCACCTGGCGCGGGCTTTAGAGGGGAGCTTGCGGCGCCTGCAGACCGATTACCTGGACCTGTACCAGATTCACTGCTTTGACCAGACCACCCCCTTAGAGGAGACCCTGGAAACCCTGGACCTCCTGGTGCGTCAGGGAAAGGTGCTCTACGTAGGCCTTTCCAACTACACCGGCTGGCAGATCGCCCGGGCGGTGGGAATCGCCGAGCACGCTCACCTTCCCCGTTTTATTTCCGCCCAGATGGAGTACAGTCTGGTGGAGCGAAACATCGAGCTTGAGGTGGTGCCCGCCTGTCGGGCTTTCTCCCTTTCCATCATGGCCTGGGGACCCTTGGGAGGAGGGTTCTTGTCCGGAAAATATAAGGCCGGAGAATTTCCCAAAGAGGGTCGGATTGCCCATGCCAAAGCGGAGTGGGAGGAACACTGGAGCCGGCGGGGCACGGAAAAGAACTTCCGGATTTTGAGCCTTCTTGAGGAACTGGCCAAAAAACATGGAAAAACCGTAGCCCAGGTCGCGCTCAACTGGCTCCTCCAAAAAGAAGGGGTCATCCCTATCCTGGGAGCAACGCGTTTAGCACAACTTGAAGATAACCTAGGGTGCGTGGGCTGGTCACTTACCCCAGAAGACATAGAGCACCTCGACGCGGTAAGCGCCCCCGATACTCCCTATCCTTATCGTTTCATCACCTGGGCGAATCAGGTAGTACAGGGAAAAGCTTAG
- a CDS encoding ZIP family metal transporter gives MSPLWWGIVGSLVAGLATGVGGIPVLFPSLHRISHRFHDELLGFAAGVMLAASAFSLLVPAIEVGGAWPAFFGVALGALFLDLLDRAIPHEHFEKGQEGPASRLRKIWLFVIAITLHNFPEGLAVGVSFGSGNITTGTVVATAIGLQNIPEGMAVAISLLSVGYTRTQAFLIALLTGLVEPLGGLLGAGLVSVMHSFLPWGMSLAAGAMIFVIGDEIIPETHHRENARFTTYALMLGFMVMMLLDNVLS, from the coding sequence ATGAGTCCACTGTGGTGGGGAATTGTGGGAAGCCTAGTGGCTGGACTGGCGACGGGGGTGGGAGGGATTCCGGTTCTTTTTCCCTCTCTCCATCGTATCTCCCATCGCTTTCACGATGAACTTCTGGGGTTTGCGGCCGGAGTGATGCTTGCCGCTTCAGCCTTTAGCCTTTTGGTTCCAGCCATCGAAGTTGGCGGAGCCTGGCCGGCGTTTTTTGGCGTGGCTCTGGGGGCTTTGTTTCTGGACCTCCTTGACCGAGCGATTCCCCACGAACACTTTGAAAAGGGCCAAGAGGGACCAGCGAGTCGTTTGCGCAAAATTTGGCTCTTTGTGATTGCCATCACTCTGCACAACTTTCCTGAGGGGCTGGCGGTGGGGGTGAGTTTTGGGAGTGGCAATATCACCACTGGTACTGTGGTGGCCACCGCCATCGGGCTTCAGAACATTCCCGAGGGAATGGCGGTGGCGATATCGCTCCTTTCGGTGGGGTATACTCGTACACAGGCTTTTCTAATCGCATTGCTCACTGGTTTAGTGGAACCATTGGGAGGGCTTTTGGGGGCAGGTCTGGTTTCGGTGATGCATTCTTTTCTTCCCTGGGGAATGAGTTTGGCTGCCGGGGCCATGATTTTTGTGATTGGCGACGAAATCATTCCCGAAACTCACCACCGGGAAAATGCCCGTTTTACCACCTATGCCCTGATGCTTGGATTCATGGTCATGATGCTCCTTGACAACGTCCTTAGCTAA
- a CDS encoding YigZ family protein yields MRTIARETRVELMVERSRFVALSFRIESQEEGKAKLKEVQNFFPGATHYVYAWRLRENGEFASDGGEPAGSAGRPVLGALRHSGLIHTLVVVVRYFGGKKLGIRGLIEAYGKAARMVLERSGLAEYARTSLFTVTLSPPHRDFLVNRLRGMVQDRERVSLDQEGKVLLRVLETEREAVQAFLGYMHRQGKVLHCEEREGFWCDT; encoded by the coding sequence ATGCGAACCATCGCCAGAGAAACCCGGGTAGAACTCATGGTGGAACGCTCCCGGTTCGTTGCCCTGAGTTTTCGGATCGAAAGTCAGGAAGAAGGGAAGGCCAAACTGAAAGAGGTGCAGAATTTCTTCCCCGGTGCCACCCACTACGTGTACGCCTGGCGCCTGAGGGAGAATGGAGAATTTGCTTCCGACGGGGGAGAGCCGGCCGGGTCTGCTGGAAGACCGGTTCTGGGGGCCCTGCGGCACTCTGGGCTCATCCATACTCTAGTGGTGGTGGTGCGCTATTTTGGGGGAAAAAAATTGGGAATCCGGGGACTCATCGAGGCCTACGGGAAGGCTGCCCGAATGGTGTTAGAACGAAGCGGTCTTGCGGAGTACGCCAGAACTTCCCTTTTCACTGTGACCCTGAGCCCTCCCCACCGGGATTTCCTCGTCAACCGCTTGCGGGGAATGGTCCAGGACCGGGAAAGGGTCTCTTTAGACCAGGAAGGGAAGGTCCTTTTGCGGGTTTTGGAAACGGAAAGGGAGGCAGTACAAGCATTTTTAGGGTACATGCACCGCCAAGGAAAAGTGCTCCATTGTGAGGAAAGGGAGGGATTCTGGTGCGATACCTGA
- a CDS encoding chromate transporter has translation MLFLFGKFLLIGAFTWGGGYAMLPLIKRELVRPGLLSLDEFLEILALAQSLPGAVAINTASLAGRKLAGPRGQFISILGSVLPSFFSIVILAFFLFRAANLTPVRHFFHGAIPMVAALILFAVWDIGKTVVKNAEDLIVALLFVVLLRFFHFHPLWVVLLGGVYGMVRKK, from the coding sequence ATGCTTTTCCTGTTTGGAAAATTTCTCCTCATCGGTGCCTTCACTTGGGGTGGGGGATATGCCATGCTCCCGTTAATCAAGCGGGAACTGGTTCGCCCGGGACTTTTATCTCTGGATGAGTTCCTGGAGATCTTGGCTTTAGCCCAGAGCCTTCCCGGGGCCGTAGCCATCAACACCGCCTCTCTGGCCGGGCGCAAGCTCGCCGGTCCAAGGGGGCAATTTATCTCCATCTTGGGGTCGGTGCTCCCTTCTTTTTTCTCTATCGTGATCCTCGCCTTTTTCCTCTTTCGCGCCGCGAACCTTACCCCTGTGCGGCACTTTTTCCATGGGGCCATTCCAATGGTGGCGGCCCTCATCCTTTTTGCTGTATGGGATATCGGGAAAACGGTCGTCAAAAACGCGGAAGACCTCATTGTGGCCCTCCTTTTTGTGGTGCTCCTGCGCTTCTTCCACTTCCACCCTCTGTGGGTGGTTCTTCTGGGAGGGGTGTATGGGATGGTACGCAAAAAATGA